The Bombus vancouverensis nearcticus chromosome 7, iyBomVanc1_principal, whole genome shotgun sequence region ATTGCTTACTGCATCCATTGTGTCTGAGGTATTTTCTTTATACATTTAACTTCTCAACTATTGCATTGAACACAACCAATGCAaaattttctgtaaaatatCCACGATGAAGTAATAACACCACTTTATTCTTTTCGTAATTGACGCCCTTGCTGTTACTGCCGTTACTGTCGAATTCGTCGTATCTGTCGTAATTATCGTTCTGTTCGTCTCAGCTGCCTCTTTAGTCGCAGTCGTAGTTGTCACCGTCGACGCCGACGCCGTCACCGTCGCCGTCACCGTCGCCGTCGCCGTCGCCGTCGTCGGTGTCGTCGTCggtgtcgttgtcgtcgtcgtcgtcgtcgtcgtcgccgccgtcgtcgtcgtcgtcgtcgtcgtcgtcgtcgtcgtcgccgtcgtcgtcgtcgtcgtcgtcgtcgccgtcgtcgtcgtcgtcgtcgccgtcgccgtcgccgtcgtcgtcgtcgtcgtcgtcgtcgtcgtcgtcgccgccgtcgtcgccgccgccgccgccgtcgCCGTTATCGTTGTAGTCGTTGCCGTTTTGGTCGCCGTTTTGATAGTCGTTATGATCGTAATAGATGTACCTAGTCGTTGTTACCCGTAATTTTGTCTAATATCGTTAACACATATCGCCAATGGCTGGCTGCATTTTGGGCTTTATCAGGCCTGCAAACACATTAGAGCACGGCATATGTACGGCCGACACGTTGCACCAGGCAGTGCCCCAAAAATATCGACGTTCATGGCTACCTGGTTTGTGTGTGCGATGGAGCCAGCAAGGCAGTCTCGGACAAATCAATATCCTATTAAATCGCCAGCCTCCCCTGCTCTTATTAAATTACACCTGCACTATTCACACACGTTTTTAATATACCAGCTTTCTCAAACATATGTACAACAACTCTTTTTAAGAGCCTTTTGTTTCTCACTCGATTATCGAAACGGCATGTTTTTCACCCGATTCCAGCCTAAAAACACAACAGAAAACAGTGACGAGTAGTATTCCACCTTAGAATGAGAACAACAAGAAGTTTTACTACGAACATAGCGCCCCCTCGTACACTGTTCTATTAGCTACAATGTTGTAGATCTACCGATTAAGAAATTATAGTTTTCTCTTTTATCgactattttaaatatataatgtttttatatattatatgtatatatatatttccagagatatttttactatattattatgctcataatttaattaatatacatatatatatatatgatttatGCTATTTCTTGCATTTATATGTTATGTACATCTTTTTTCTTGCAACTTCTCTGcttttcctatttttctttcatatttatgttgttgaaatttatatttcaccTTCTATGACACTTTTTGATTATTAAACAACATTTAGTAAATCATATCATcaaaataattgtaattaatatCTCTTTATTACCACATATTATGATTTAACTAATATTTCCTCGTATGGTATTATACTTAAtgctattaatatattatagaaGACTAATATATCGCAAAATAAATTGAGCAACTTTACTCTCTAATAAGAGCGCTTCTtgactgttttgtataataaaaaataataataatgattttataccgacataatattcaataatattcgactcactatattttatttatctatggTTTCGATTAAGCATGCGCGTATAATGTGTGCAATATCTTTTTGTGTTGATCACGTTGGTTAATGTCTAGATCATAGATCTTATGTTACTTGATGCTAAATAATGCTTATAGTTAcatataattacaatttaatcaatatgtaataatttatattaaagttAGAAACTTAATTTTTTAGTTGAAACATCTAAATGATGTAGTAAAGTAAAAAGTCTGTATTATAAACACAAATTGTTTACTTCAACTTAAATTTTTGAATTGCATTAGTTTATGCAAAATTAGTTTAAAGCTGTATTTCAATATTAGAGTATATGTGctatacttttaatataattaatactacaatttaaataatgtaatttGAATTGAATAtggataaatatgtataatgcaATAACAATGAATAACCAGTGGAAAAAATATCTGTTTTGGTTTGCCCAAGAACACATTGATTTTCGTACAGCTgtaagtaattttttatttaatttaatttttacctATTTGTTCTATAAAATTTTTACACTTCACCTTTTTAGGAAATGCAATCTATTCTTGGTATGTTTGGTGTAAATATTTATACTCATTCTGAATTAAACACACATGTAagaaaatacatttattttgttaatataatataatataatatttaatacatttgtCTATGcaataaatgattttttttataGCCTTATTGGATAGTTAATTTACCTTCAGAAACTCTGGCACATAAAATTGCAAGCAGAGCAGTCTGTGTGAGATTTTGTTTAGAGTTGTGGGCTAATAGTAAACAAGTTGAAAATTTGCATAACAAGTTAAAAACTTATCCAATTtcagaaattaataaatatgcTGGTCCACACAAATCTTTTAAAGTAATAGTTGAAACATTTTGTAAACATTTTTCTCAAGgtgaaaaagtaaataaaattgatGTAAGTACATaacttataaatttataaactgaaattatgtaaaattttgATATTAATCTAACTTTGTAATAAATAGTCTTTCAGTTATTTACCATTGCAAGGACCAGTAAGACTAAATAATCCAGACACAACATTGTGTTATATAGAATTTTATGGATTAGATCCTAATAACATCCCTAAAAAACCATATGAATTATTTTTTGGTAGATGGGTATGCATAATTATATTGTACCGTTACATCAatctattacatatatattacattttataatgaaattttagATTACAAGAGGACAGAGGGATTTAATTCGAAAGTTATCGCTGAAAACCAGAAAATTTATTGGTAATACGTCTATGGATCCTCAACTGTCATTAATAATGGCTAATCAAGCTCAAGTTCAAAAGGGAGACATCGTGCTCGATCCATTTGTTGGTACTGGATCTTTATTAGTTGCTGCTTCTCATTTTGGAGGATATACATTGGGAACAGATATAGATTTTTTAATGCTGCATGGGCGTACAAGGCCTAGTAGGATATCACAAAAGGTAAAGAATTTATTTGCTTACACTAAATgatgttattaaattattattaagataaTGACCAGATTAgggaaaaagatgaaaatattGCTACAAATATGAGTCAATATGGAAAAAGATCATACTATATTGATGTAGTTGTATCAGATTTTTCTTATCCTTTATGGCGTTCTGACATGTGTATAGATGCTATAATAACAGACCGTAAGTATCAGCTCTTTTCATTAACTTATAAGTTGTACTGTAAAAACCTTCATCTCTTTATTAATTATAGCTCCTTATGGTATCAGAGAAGCAACAGAAAGGATAGGTACAACTAAATTAAATCCAGTGATAGAAGAACATCAAGCTTCATCTCATATACCATCTAAAATTGGTTATGATTTACCTCAAATATACAAGGATTTATTAACTTTTGCAGCTCAACATCTTAAATTCAATGGTAGATTAGTATGTTGGTTTCCTTTATTTAGGTAAGTCACAGGTTATAAAAAGTTGTTTATCGAcattacaatatttatttttatagaatgaaGTATAAAATACTACTTTTATAGAGATCAATATTCAGAGGATCAGTTACCAACACATCCATGTTTGGAATTAGTAGCTAA contains the following coding sequences:
- the LOC117159048 gene encoding tRNA (guanine(10)-N(2))-methyltransferase TRMT11 isoform X1; the protein is MYNAITMNNQWKKYLFWFAQEHIDFRTAEMQSILGMFGVNIYTHSELNTHPYWIVNLPSETLAHKIASRAVCVRFCLELWANSKQVENLHNKLKTYPISEINKYAGPHKSFKVIVETFCKHFSQGEKVNKIDSFSYLPLQGPVRLNNPDTTLCYIEFYGLDPNNIPKKPYELFFGRWITRGQRDLIRKLSLKTRKFIGNTSMDPQLSLIMANQAQVQKGDIVLDPFVGTGSLLVAASHFGGYTLGTDIDFLMLHGRTRPSRISQKIREKDENIATNMSQYGKRSYYIDVVVSDFSYPLWRSDMCIDAIITDPPYGIREATERIGTTKLNPVIEEHQASSHIPSKIGYDLPQIYKDLLTFAAQHLKFNGRLVCWFPLFRDQYSEDQLPTHPCLELVANSEQVLSNYTSRRLLTYKKIKDPKESDEIISTNLIDFREQYFALRNESRREKRMKKAVEKAKKRELWEQNNKENPKR
- the LOC117159048 gene encoding tRNA (guanine(10)-N(2))-methyltransferase TRMT11 isoform X2 — translated: MYNAITMNNQWKKYLFWFAQEHIDFRTAEMQSILGMFGVNIYTHSELNTHPYWIVNLPSETLAHKIASRAVCVRFCLELWANSKQVENLHNKLKTYPISEINKYAGPHKSFKVIVETFCKHFSQGEKVNKIDSFSYLPLQGPVRLNNPDTTLCYIEFYGLDPNNIPKKPYELFFGRWITRGQRDLIRKLSLKTRKFIGNTSMDPQLSLIMANQAQVQKGDIVLDPFVGTGSLLVAASHFGGYTLGTDIDFLMLHGRTRPSRISQKIREKDENIATNMSQYGKRSYYIDVVVSDFSYPLWRSDMCIDAIITDPPYGIREATERIGTTKLNPVIEEHQASSHIPSKIGYDLPQIYKDLLTFAAQHLKFNGRLVCWFPLFRMKYKILLL